In Bdellovibrio svalbardensis, the sequence CACTTGGCAACTCAAACGTCGACCGTCGATGAAATAGCTCGTACCAATCAGGCTCAATTCAGCTTTATTCGGAGGAAGAACATTGTTGTCTCCCTCTTTAATGACAACGCGGCATTCGGCGCACGAAGGCACACCTTTGCAAATCGAGCGAATCTCAAGATGATTTTCCGTAGCAATCTGCAAAAGACTCTTCTCAGAAGTGCCTTCAACTTCGATATTTTGCGGAAGAAATTTAATTTTCATACTCAAGATCCTTTATCTTTCAGCGACTAACGCTTCGAGCCTCAAAAAGGTACGGCGTACCTTTTTCTGGAACGCTACTTTACGACGATTTTTGCGAATTTTGTTTTGCTGCCTTTGATGACTTTGTCAGCAAGGGCGGCTTCGGCAAATTTCGCTTTTGCGTCTGCGACTTTGGCTCCGTCAATTTGCACGGCGCCGCCTTGGACCATACGGGATGCTTCACTATTTGAAGCAGCAAATCCCAATTTGACCAAGAGTTGTGCGATCCCCAAGCCTTCGGCTGGGATATCGGCTTTGTTCAATTCAAATACCGGAATATTATCAGGCACACCCTTGTCGACGAAGATGCGGTTGAATTCATCTTCAGCGGCTTGTGCGGCTTCTGCATTATGAAAACGTTTGATCAGGAATTTCGCCAAGTTGACTTTGACTTCACGAGGATGCTTTTTACCCCCAGCGACGTCTGTCTTAAGCTGTGCCAGCTCTGGCGCCGTGATGTCAGTCAAAAGCTCATACCAACGATACATGAGTTCGTCAGAGATTCTCATGGTTTTACCGAACATATCTTTCGGTGTATCCACGACTGAAATATAGTTATCCAAAGACTTCGACATCTTGTTAACGCCGTCGATACCCTCAAGAATTGGCATCGTCAAAACGCATTGAGGCTCTTGCCCGTAAGCCACTTGCATATCGCGACCAACAAGCAAATTAAACTTCTGATCCGTTCCACCCAACTCAACATCGGCTTTTAAAGCCACAGAGTCATAACCTTGAGTCAGAGGATACAAGAATTCATGAATCCCGATGGGTGAACCTGATTTATAGCGATTCGTAAAGTCATCACGCTCCAACATACGAGCCACGGTATACTTCGCCGTCATGGTGATGAAATCCTGGGGAGTCAATTTATTGATCCAAGAAGAGTTGTAAACGATCTCAGTTTTTTCCGGATCTAAAATCTTGAAGATCTGTTTCGCATAGGTCTTCCCGTTCTCTTCAATCTCTGCACGAGACAAAATCGGACGAGTTGAGCTTTTACCAGTGGGATCACCAATCGAAGCTGTGAAGTCACCGATCAAGAACAAAACCTTATGTCCCAAATCCTGGAAGGTTTTTAATTTGTTCAACACCACTGTGTGACCAATATGAATATCCGGACGAGTTGGGTCCGCCCCTAATTTAATAATCAAAGGAGTATTCGTCTCAGCAGAGCGCTTGAGCTTTTTCAACATCTCTTGATCGTTGATAAACTCAGCCACACCAAACTTAATACGCTCTAACTGTTCTTTAGGATCCAAAAAAGCCATACTTACCTAACACATCCGTCTGCACTCCGGCTTCACCGGAATAGAATCTCAAATCTCTAATTTCCAATTTCCAATGCTCTAGCGGGCGTGTTCCACAGACCGTGTTTCACGAACCACAGTAACCTTAACCGCACCCGCTTGTGGTACTTCACGCTCAATCTTACGAGCGATATCGCGAGACAACATCACAGCCTGGTCATCCGTCACTTTGCTGGACTCTACCAACACGCGAACATCTTTCCCCGCCTGCAACGCCAAAGTCTTAAGAACTCCGTCGAAGCTGTTGCCAATGCTTTCCAAATCTTCCAAACGGTGAATGAATGAATCCATTTGCGGACGACGTGCACCCGGGCGTGCCGTCGACAAAGTGAAGGCAGCATGGACAATCCAAGCCAACAATGAATGAGGCTTTTCCTCTTCGTCATGAGCACGGATCGCGTGGCACACGTCTTCAGATTCATTGTATTTTTTCGCTGTCTCAGCGCCAACCAATGCATAACTTCCTTCAGAAGTATGATCGATAGCTTTCCCGATATTATGAAGAAGACCGGCTCTGCGTGCTTGTTTTACACTCACACCCAACTCACCTGCCAGCAAGCCAGCGATTGTGGCCACTTCCAATGACTGGTTCAAGGCATTTTGGCCTTGGTATGAACGGTATTTCAAACCGCCCAGAATTTTAACAAGCTCTGGATGGATATTTGCAATACCCAATTCCATGACATGGCGTTCGCCTTCTTCCTTCATGGACTTCATCAATTCATTACGTTGTTTTTCAACGACTTCTTCGATACGCGCTGGATGCACGCGACCGTCTTCCATCAATTTCTCGATGGTTCTGCGCGCCAACTCACGACGAACTGGATCGAAGCCAGAGATCACCACCGCTTCCGGAGTATCATCGACGATCAAATCCACACCGCAATGGGCTTCCAATGTTCTGATATTACGTCCTTCACGACCGATGATCTTACCCTTCATCTCGTCGTTCGGAAGCGCCAACACACTGACTGTTCTTTCTGAAGTGTACTCAGAAGCGAAGCGAGACAATGCCACTGCCAAGATGCGTTTTGCTTTGGCTTCAGATTCCTTTTGGGCAGCTTCTTCAATTTGTGTGATGCGTTTTGAAGCCTCTTGTTTCGCTTCATCTTCAATCGCGCTCAAAAGTTGACGTTTGGCTTCGTCCTGGCTCATCGCCGCGACAGATTCCAATTTATTTTTCAGCTCAACGATATGAGCTTCGCCTTTTTTCTCAAGATCTTTGATACGGTTTTCAGAGATCGCGATTTTTTCTTCACGGTCCTTCAAAGTGCTCAAGTAACGTTCGTTCTCTTCCATTTTTTGCTTGAACTGAGCGTCGATTTCCTTCAAACGGCGATCCAACTGAGCTTCTTTATTTTTCAAAGTTGAATTTTGCTTGTGAATATCCGCTTCCACATTCTTGCGGGCGCGAGTTTCAAAATCCTTGGATTTTGTCTCAGCGTCCTTCTTCAATTTTGCAGCTTCAGAATTGGCTCTGTTGATGATGCGCTCTGCTTCGATACGTGCAGACTTCTTTTTGTTGTTATCTTGAATACGTTTGATAACGAACACGATAACGGCGCCGAGGATTAAACCCAAGATGGCGGCAATGACTAACTCCATTTTAACTCCTACAAACAGCCCGGTTCAATTCAACGGGGCTTCTTCCATGTTTCACGTTGATTAAACCAACGTGTTCCTACTTGCGACGGCAGTCGATGAGTCCCTGATCTGTTATGAGAAAATCCATTCTCACATCATGCTCTTCTACTGGCAGAACCTGCTCTGATATTTGAAACTCAAAACAGACTCCGACCTTCAATCCTGAAAAGTGTTGCAGGGCCTTATCATAGTACCCTTTACCCTTACCAAGACGATGGCCGTCTTTATTAAACGCAACTCCGGGAATCAGCAGCCCCTGAATGTGATGATGATCCACCACCGGGGAATTTGGGTCGGGCTCAAGAATCCCGAAAGACCCTTGAGAGAAATGAATGGCCCGACAAAACTCAAGGTGACTATCGTTTCCTTGGTCTTTGACCCGCGGAAACAACCAACTGATGTGCGAGATCTGAAAGACCTCGTCGACATTGGCTTCTTGAGTTAGAGCGCGATAAGCGCCCCATTCTCCGCTTTGCGTGGACATAAATTCCCGTAAATACGAAGACAGCTGCTTTTGGTTTTGAACAAGGCCTTGCGCGAACTCTTGGGCGCAAAGAGATTTAAAGTAGGAACGACATTCCTTTTTAGAGCTCCAAACAGACATGGACACTCCAAGAGTTATAAGTCAGCCTTAGTTATTCAAAACCTTGCCGCTCTTGGAATTTTCTAGTTCTTGAGAAAGAGACAAAGCCTTCTCCTCGAGTTTTTCAAGCTCGCGAGCTGCTTTTCTTTTCAATAGGATAAGTTCTTCAGCAATGTTCATCGCTGTTAGGACAGCGGCATTTTGGAAGGAACCATTTTTAGTAACGCCCATAGCTTGATTCATTTTATTGTTAACGAAGTCGACCATTTCTTGAACGGTTGCATCGTCATGAGAGGTTTTCAATTTATACGGAACACCGGCAATGAGGAAATTGTAGTTCTTTTTCTCTGTCGTCACCGTGCACTCCAAACCAAGCTGTTGATACTGTTTAAATCCTTTAAAACTCTAGAAAATTCCTAGAACAACACTAGGAAAAGTATATAGCTAAAGAACCGATATTCAACAGATTTATTTTTTAGAACACGTGCATATAATGCCGAGATCCTTCTGCTTTTCGCAGGAAATGGATCTGTGGTTGGGACGATCGTTCAGCTCGATCTCTTGGATGTCCTTAAAATTCCGGAGATAGGTCGAGACCACATCATTGAGCTTCGTGTCAATATAGGAGTACTCGTCTGCTTTGATGGTCGTATTCAATAAAAAGTTATTGATAACGTCCTGTTTGGGATTGATGCGCTGATTCTCAGTGAGTTTGATATCGGTAATAACGCCTTTGGCGTCGATCTGTTGAAGAATAAGCTCGGACTCGACCTTCTTCTCCCCCTTAAAGGTATTGCGCAGAATCAAATTCATCAGCTGCTTTTCTGCGTCTTCATACTGGATCTTTCTTTGACGCAGTTGCGATTGAGAGGTCACGAACTTCTCGTCCATCACCTCTTTAAGGCGATTCAAATCAACTTTGAAGGACAAGCCCTCATCCTGAAGTTCAGGAAAACAGCGCATCAAATTTTCGTAGGAAACAGAGACTGGTTTTACTTTAGAAGCCAGCGCTGGGGATCCCACAATGCTGGCTGCTAAAATGACAGGCACAAGAATTTGCATTCTATTGAACATTACCGACCCTCAGGGAAACAGCAGTGGAACCCTTGCTGCCTTCAGCCTGAACTTTATATACTCCAGGGAAGACCGCTACGAAGTCATCCCCTGTCATAGGAGCTGATACCAGATAGCGAGGGTGCTTCGAGGATATCACATCTCCCGGGTAGGTCACCCACAATTCTTGCAGAGTCCCGTCGTTACCAAACTGATACAAAGGGTTTAGATCCGAAGGGGATCTGGCATTATTCCAAGCGGAACAAACCTCTTTGGCTTCTGAAGAAACCTCACCATATGCATCCAATTTGGGACAGATTTCATAGGTAAAACGCTGAACAAAATCGCGTTCCCAACTGCCGGTCAAATAAAGATCACCGAAATTTTCCTTCTCCAAACGATTGAAATGGCGGCCCATAGTAAACATCTCAAGAAGCATTTTCTGCTGCTCCGCTGACTGCGAGAAGTCGCGATAGATACGGATCTTCTGACCACGCACCGAAGACGGCACCGCGAGCTTTTCAAGATTCAATACCGTATTCTGACCTGCTTGCACATTCACAACACCCGGATACATGGAGTTTTCAAAACCAACCAAATAGTCACCCGCTGGAATCGCCTGCGCTTTATTCAAATCCAAAGTCAGTGGAGCATCACAAGATCCACGTCGAGTCATATCACAACGAACAGCTCTCACCTTTTGGAAGATCTGAAACTTTCCAGGAGTCCCGTTTACC encodes:
- the rny gene encoding ribonuclease Y, whose protein sequence is MELVIAAILGLILGAVIVFVIKRIQDNNKKKSARIEAERIINRANSEAAKLKKDAETKSKDFETRARKNVEADIHKQNSTLKNKEAQLDRRLKEIDAQFKQKMEENERYLSTLKDREEKIAISENRIKDLEKKGEAHIVELKNKLESVAAMSQDEAKRQLLSAIEDEAKQEASKRITQIEEAAQKESEAKAKRILAVALSRFASEYTSERTVSVLALPNDEMKGKIIGREGRNIRTLEAHCGVDLIVDDTPEAVVISGFDPVRRELARRTIEKLMEDGRVHPARIEEVVEKQRNELMKSMKEEGERHVMELGIANIHPELVKILGGLKYRSYQGQNALNQSLEVATIAGLLAGELGVSVKQARRAGLLHNIGKAIDHTSEGSYALVGAETAKKYNESEDVCHAIRAHDEEEKPHSLLAWIVHAAFTLSTARPGARRPQMDSFIHRLEDLESIGNSFDGVLKTLALQAGKDVRVLVESSKVTDDQAVMLSRDIARKIEREVPQAGAVKVTVVRETRSVEHAR
- a CDS encoding cell division protein ZapA, translating into MTTEKKNYNFLIAGVPYKLKTSHDDATVQEMVDFVNNKMNQAMGVTKNGSFQNAAVLTAMNIAEELILLKRKAARELEKLEEKALSLSQELENSKSGKVLNN
- the tyrS gene encoding tyrosine--tRNA ligase, encoding MAFLDPKEQLERIKFGVAEFINDQEMLKKLKRSAETNTPLIIKLGADPTRPDIHIGHTVVLNKLKTFQDLGHKVLFLIGDFTASIGDPTGKSSTRPILSRAEIEENGKTYAKQIFKILDPEKTEIVYNSSWINKLTPQDFITMTAKYTVARMLERDDFTNRYKSGSPIGIHEFLYPLTQGYDSVALKADVELGGTDQKFNLLVGRDMQVAYGQEPQCVLTMPILEGIDGVNKMSKSLDNYISVVDTPKDMFGKTMRISDELMYRWYELLTDITAPELAQLKTDVAGGKKHPREVKVNLAKFLIKRFHNAEAAQAAEDEFNRIFVDKGVPDNIPVFELNKADIPAEGLGIAQLLVKLGFAASNSEASRMVQGGAVQIDGAKVADAKAKFAEAALADKVIKGSKTKFAKIVVK
- a CDS encoding 5-formyltetrahydrofolate cyclo-ligase, encoding MSVWSSKKECRSYFKSLCAQEFAQGLVQNQKQLSSYLREFMSTQSGEWGAYRALTQEANVDEVFQISHISWLFPRVKDQGNDSHLEFCRAIHFSQGSFGILEPDPNSPVVDHHHIQGLLIPGVAFNKDGHRLGKGKGYYDKALQHFSGLKVGVCFEFQISEQVLPVEEHDVRMDFLITDQGLIDCRRK